A window of Peromyscus eremicus chromosome 7, PerEre_H2_v1, whole genome shotgun sequence contains these coding sequences:
- the Tmprss4 gene encoding transmembrane protease serine 4 has translation MGGEQDPNSDQPLNSHDITAFRKPRRPLETFKKVGIPIIAVLLSLLAIVVAAFLIKVALDKHYFICGSPLTFIPRGQVCDGHLDCASGEDEEHCVTNFPEKPGVAVRLSKDRSTLQVLDAATGTWASACFDTFTEALAESACRQMGYDSRPTFRAVEIGPDQNLTVAQVTGNSQELQMKNISGPCLSLVSLSCLECGRSLKTPRVVGGVEASVDSWPWQVSIQYDRQHVCGGSILDPTWILTAAHCFRKHLDVSNWKVRVGSNKLSHFPSLPVAKIFVTEHNALHPKEKDIALVKLQSPLTFSDTIRPICLPFYDEELIPATPLWVIGWGFTEQNGGEMSDVLLQASVQVIDSTRCNAEDAYQGEVTEEMLCAGIPQGGVDTCQGDSGGPLMYHSDQWQVVGIVSWGHGCGSPSTPGVYTKVTAYLNWVYNVRKSEM, from the exons ATGGGGGGTGAGCAG GATCCAAACAGTGACCAACCCCTGAACAGCCACG ACATCACTGCCTTTCGCAAGCCCCGCAGGCCCCTGGAGACCTTCAAAAAGGTGGGGATCCCCATCATCGCAGTGCTGCTGAGCCTGTTGGCCATTGTGGTTGCAGCCTTCCTCA TCAAGGTGGCTCTGGATAAACACTACTTCATCTGTGGAAGTCCGTTGACCTTCATTCCGAGGGGGCAGGTGTGTGATGGCCACCTTGACTGTGCCTCGGGGGAGGATGAGGAACACTGTGTCACGAACTTCCCTGAGAAGCCTGGAGTGGCAG TCCGCCTCTCCAAGGACCGATCAACCCTGCAGGTGCTGGATGCGGCCACAGGGACCTGGGCCTCTGCCTGTTTTGACACCTTCACGGAAGCACTGGCTGAGTCGGCCTGCAGACAGATGGGCTATGACAG CCGACCCACTTTCAGAGCCGTGGAGATTGGCCCAGACCAGAATCTCACTGTAGCTCAAGTCACAGGAAACAGCCAGGAGCTTCAGATGAAGAACATCAGTGG GCCCTGCCTTTCCCTGGTTTCCCTGAGCTGCCTTG AATGTGGAAGGAGCCTGAAGACTCCTCGCGTGGTGGGCGGGGTGGAGGCCTCTGTGGATTCCTGGCCGTGGCAGGTCAGCATCCAGTATGACCGGCAGCACGTCTGTGGTGGGAGCATCCTGGATCCCACCTGGATCCTCACAGCAGCTCACTGCTTCAG GAAGCATCTTGATGTGTCCAACTGGAAGGTGAGGGTCGGCTCAAACAAACTGAGCCACTTTCCATCCTTGCCCGTGGCCAAGATCTTCGTCACCGAGCACAATGCCCTGCACCCCAAAGAGAAGGACATCGCCCTTGTCAAGCTGCAGTCGCCGCTCACGTTCTCAG ACACCATCAGGCCCATCTGCCTGCCCTTCTATGATGAAGAGCTCATCCCAGCCACACCACTCTGGGTCATTGGATGGGGCTTTACAGAGCAAAATGGAG GGGAGATGTCTGACGTACTGCTACAGGCATCAGTCCAGGTCATTGACAGCACACGGTGCAACGCAGAGGATGCCTACCAGGGAGAAGTCACCGAGGAGATGCTGTGTGCAGGTATCCCACAAGGTGGTGTGGACACCTGCCAG GGTGACAGTGGCGGGCCTTTGATGTACCACTCTGACCAGTGGCAGGTAGTAGGCATTGTGAGCTGGGGCCACGGCTGTGGGAGCCCAAGTACCCCTGGAGTGTACACCAAGGTCACTGCCTATCTCAACTGGGTCTACAATGTGCGGAAG TCTGAGATGTAA